In the Sediminibacter sp. Hel_I_10 genome, one interval contains:
- a CDS encoding DUF937 domain-containing protein yields the protein MSGILDLLNGETGKAIISGVSNQTNQPEDKTQSVLTMALPVLMTAMKRNAATPEGAQGLMSALNSNKHDGGILNNLSGLFGGGVDANVLNDGSKILGHVLGGKQSTVEQTLSAKSGMDLGSVSQILKVAAPILMGMLAKQTKEKNVDSAGGLEGMLGSLLGGNSAKQEQSFLEAILDADNDGSVIDDVAGMVLGGNKNKGGLGGMLGGLFGGK from the coding sequence ATGTCCGGAATTTTAGATTTACTAAACGGCGAGACAGGAAAAGCCATTATTAGTGGGGTCTCCAATCAAACCAATCAGCCTGAAGACAAAACACAAAGTGTTTTGACCATGGCATTACCTGTATTGATGACAGCAATGAAACGCAACGCAGCAACACCAGAAGGCGCCCAAGGTCTTATGAGCGCTTTAAACTCAAATAAACATGACGGCGGTATTCTTAATAATCTCAGCGGATTATTTGGTGGAGGTGTCGATGCTAACGTTTTAAATGACGGGAGTAAAATCTTAGGTCATGTTTTAGGAGGAAAACAAAGTACAGTAGAACAGACCTTGAGTGCCAAATCTGGAATGGATTTAGGATCTGTATCCCAAATATTGAAAGTTGCAGCACCAATCTTGATGGGAATGTTAGCAAAACAGACTAAAGAAAAAAACGTTGATAGTGCTGGTGGACTTGAAGGGATGCTAGGCAGTCTTCTTGGGGGTAACTCTGCCAAACAAGAGCAAAGCTTTTTAGAAGCTATTTTAGATGCCGATAATGACGGTAGCGTTATTGACGATGTTGCGGGCATGGTTTTAGGCGGAAACAAGAACAAAGGCGGACTAGGCGGAATGCTTGGTGGACTTTTTGGCGGAAAATAA
- the ychF gene encoding redox-regulated ATPase YchF encodes MKAGIVGLPNVGKSTLFNCLSNAKAQSANFPFCTIEPNIGVVNVPDPRLEKLESLVNPERVMPATVEIVDIAGLVKGASKGEGLGNQFLANIRETDAILHVLRCFDNENIIHVDGNVNPIRDKETIDMELQLKDLETVDKKLDKVKRAAKTGNKEAQKEEAVLLKLKAGLEAGTSVRALEFSEDDYNDFVNPAQLITDKPVMYVCNVDEGSATTGNAYVDKVLEAVKDENAEVLVLAVGTEADINELDDYEERKMFLQDIGLAEAGSAKLIRSAYKLLNQQTYFTAGVKEVRAWTIDVGSTAPQAAGVIHTDFEKGFIRAEVIAYDDFVSHGNEAKVKEAGKMRVEGKNYTVKDGDVMHFLFNV; translated from the coding sequence ATGAAAGCTGGAATTGTAGGATTACCAAACGTAGGAAAATCGACCTTATTTAATTGTTTATCAAATGCCAAGGCTCAAAGTGCAAACTTTCCGTTTTGTACTATTGAACCAAATATTGGGGTTGTCAATGTTCCGGACCCAAGACTGGAAAAGCTAGAAAGTTTAGTAAATCCTGAGCGGGTTATGCCAGCTACAGTTGAGATTGTAGATATTGCAGGTCTTGTAAAAGGCGCTAGTAAAGGAGAAGGTTTAGGAAATCAATTTTTAGCAAATATTCGTGAAACAGATGCCATTCTTCATGTTTTGCGTTGTTTTGATAATGAAAACATTATACACGTTGATGGTAACGTCAACCCAATTCGAGATAAGGAAACCATTGATATGGAACTCCAATTGAAAGATTTGGAAACAGTAGATAAAAAATTAGATAAAGTAAAGCGTGCTGCAAAAACAGGTAATAAAGAAGCTCAAAAAGAAGAGGCTGTTTTGCTTAAGCTGAAAGCAGGATTAGAGGCAGGAACATCTGTAAGAGCTTTGGAATTTAGCGAAGATGACTATAACGATTTTGTTAATCCAGCTCAACTTATTACCGATAAACCTGTAATGTACGTTTGTAATGTTGATGAAGGAAGTGCAACTACAGGAAATGCATACGTAGACAAAGTGCTTGAAGCCGTAAAAGATGAAAATGCTGAAGTTTTGGTACTTGCTGTAGGTACAGAGGCCGATATTAATGAATTGGATGACTACGAAGAGCGCAAAATGTTTCTTCAAGATATTGGTTTAGCTGAGGCTGGTTCTGCAAAGCTGATTAGATCTGCTTATAAATTATTAAACCAACAGACGTATTTTACGGCTGGTGTAAAAGAGGTTCGTGCTTGGACTATAGATGTTGGGTCTACAGCACCTCAAGCCGCAGGTGTGATTCATACCGATTTTGAAAAAGGCTTTATTAGAGCAGAAGTCATCGCTTATGATGATTTTGTATCTCATGGTAATGAGGCTAAAGTAAAAGAAGCAGGAAAAATGCGTGTTGAGGGTAAAAATTACACGGTTAAGGATGGTGATGTGATGCATTTCTTATTTAACGTATAG
- a CDS encoding acyl-CoA reductase, which translates to MDLQQRINALTHLGKFLSQFSTEGITRNDAILHNDVFFEGFQHQMKLASETNGWFTKENICFALEGWSQQLKENQIKQWVSKYTFHIETPKTIAIVMAGNIPLVGFHDFISVLISDHSVLVKQSSNDKHLLPYLAKYLEYVEPGFRNRIRFTEGKLENFDAVIATGSNNTARYFEYYFKDKPSIIRKNRNSIAILTGKENEDQLKALSEDIFRYYGLGCRNVSKLYVPKDYDFELFFKAMYNWHPIIHQNKYANNYDYNKAVYLMSEFQMLENGFLMIKEDESFASPIATLFYEYYDSKAALQTEIENKKDQIQCVVASGFKASEIEFGQTQLPNLWDYADDVDTISFALTIC; encoded by the coding sequence ATGGATTTACAACAAAGAATTAACGCTTTAACTCATTTAGGCAAGTTTCTAAGTCAATTTTCAACAGAAGGCATCACACGTAACGATGCTATTCTCCATAATGATGTTTTTTTTGAAGGATTTCAGCATCAAATGAAACTCGCCAGTGAAACTAACGGTTGGTTCACTAAAGAAAACATATGCTTCGCATTAGAAGGCTGGTCTCAACAATTAAAAGAAAATCAGATCAAACAATGGGTAAGCAAGTATACATTTCATATTGAAACACCTAAGACCATTGCAATCGTCATGGCCGGAAACATCCCTTTGGTTGGGTTTCATGATTTTATTTCGGTACTTATTTCTGATCATTCGGTATTGGTAAAGCAATCTTCTAATGATAAGCACCTACTGCCCTACTTGGCCAAATATTTGGAATATGTGGAGCCCGGTTTTCGAAATAGAATACGATTTACGGAAGGTAAATTAGAGAATTTTGATGCGGTTATTGCTACAGGAAGCAATAATACCGCTAGATATTTTGAATATTACTTTAAAGATAAGCCGTCCATCATTAGAAAAAACCGAAACTCTATTGCCATCCTTACCGGAAAGGAAAATGAAGATCAACTTAAAGCACTTTCCGAAGATATTTTTAGGTATTATGGCTTAGGCTGTAGAAATGTATCCAAGCTTTATGTGCCTAAAGACTATGACTTTGAGCTGTTTTTTAAAGCAATGTATAACTGGCATCCCATTATTCACCAAAACAAATACGCTAATAATTACGATTACAATAAGGCCGTTTATTTAATGAGCGAATTTCAAATGCTTGAAAATGGCTTTTTAATGATTAAAGAAGATGAAAGTTTCGCCTCTCCTATTGCGACGCTATTCTACGAATATTATGATTCTAAAGCGGCATTACAAACCGAAATCGAAAATAAAAAAGATCAAATTCAATGTGTTGTAGCAAGTGGCTTTAAAGCAAGTGAAATTGAATTTGGACAAACCCAATTGCCAAACCTATGGGACTATGCCGATGATGTTGATACTATTTCGTTTGCGTTGACAATCTGTTAA
- a CDS encoding D-2-hydroxyacid dehydrogenase encodes MKVLANDGISQSGIEALKQGGFEVETTTVAQEQLTNYINTNNVDVLLVRSATTVRKDLIDACDNLKVIGRGGVGMDNIDVEYARSKGKHVINTPAASSQSVAELVFAHLFGGVRFLHDSNRHMPLDGDTKFKDLKKNYAKGVELRGKTLGIIGFGRIGREVAKIALGVGMKVIASDKFVGKADIKVEFYNGQYINVEIETQPMDDILKQADFITLHVPAQDGYIIGEKELGMMKDGVGLINAARGGVIDEVALVKVLETGKVAFAGLDTFESEPTPAVQVLMNGRISLTPHIGAATNEAQDRIGTELAEQIISILKTQEA; translated from the coding sequence ATGAAAGTATTAGCAAACGACGGTATCTCACAAAGCGGAATTGAAGCCTTGAAACAAGGCGGTTTTGAAGTAGAAACTACAACTGTAGCCCAAGAGCAACTAACAAATTACATTAACACCAACAACGTTGATGTCCTTTTAGTGAGAAGTGCAACAACAGTTCGCAAAGACTTAATTGATGCTTGCGATAATTTAAAAGTTATTGGACGCGGTGGTGTTGGTATGGATAATATCGATGTAGAATATGCAAGAAGTAAAGGAAAACACGTCATCAATACGCCTGCTGCATCTTCTCAATCTGTTGCAGAATTAGTTTTTGCTCACTTGTTTGGTGGGGTACGTTTTCTACACGACTCTAATAGACACATGCCATTAGATGGTGATACCAAATTTAAAGATCTTAAGAAAAATTATGCTAAAGGGGTAGAACTTAGAGGAAAAACCTTGGGGATTATAGGCTTTGGCCGAATTGGTAGAGAAGTTGCAAAAATTGCTTTAGGGGTTGGAATGAAAGTGATTGCTAGCGATAAATTTGTAGGCAAAGCAGACATTAAGGTTGAATTTTACAATGGGCAATACATCAATGTAGAAATAGAAACCCAACCAATGGATGATATTCTCAAGCAAGCAGACTTTATTACCTTACATGTACCCGCACAAGATGGTTATATTATTGGTGAAAAAGAATTAGGAATGATGAAAGACGGCGTAGGATTAATTAATGCCGCAAGAGGAGGCGTCATTGATGAAGTCGCTTTAGTAAAAGTTCTAGAAACTGGAAAAGTAGCTTTTGCTGGTTTAGACACCTTTGAAAGTGAGCCTACACCAGCTGTTCAAGTATTAATGAATGGTAGAATCTCATTAACACCACATATTGGTGCTGCTACTAATGAAGCTCAAGATAGAATTGGTACTGAACTCGCAGAACAAATTATTAGTATTTTAAAAACCCAGGAAGCTTAG
- a CDS encoding DUF6787 family protein — protein MAILAMLKNFKARWEIQEDWQLLFPLLGIIGLGYSVFKLASVILPAVSIIITIAIAALLFFLLLKLILFIFKKLEHKWVVTYRWEMIRIFIVFALTGSSSVFVGRPIIKLIGITKENLNPILYWVLFIIIGLIFYQVLLVSFGWLFGQFKFFWEFEKKMLRRFGLGTFID, from the coding sequence ATGGCAATTTTAGCTATGTTAAAAAATTTTAAGGCACGTTGGGAGATTCAAGAGGATTGGCAATTGTTATTTCCATTACTAGGGATAATTGGCTTGGGCTATAGCGTCTTTAAATTGGCCTCAGTAATATTGCCCGCTGTTTCTATTATAATAACGATAGCTATTGCCGCACTCCTTTTTTTCTTACTGCTGAAATTGATACTGTTCATTTTTAAAAAATTAGAGCATAAATGGGTGGTAACCTATCGTTGGGAGATGATTCGCATCTTTATCGTTTTTGCTTTAACGGGATCATCATCAGTGTTTGTGGGACGTCCTATTATAAAACTCATCGGAATTACTAAAGAAAACTTAAACCCAATACTCTATTGGGTTTTATTCATTATCATTGGACTCATTTTTTATCAGGTTTTACTAGTGTCTTTTGGTTGGCTATTTGGTCAATTTAAATTTTTCTGGGAATTTGAAAAAAAAATGCTCAGACGTTTCGGATTAGGAACTTTTATAGATTAA
- a CDS encoding TonB-dependent receptor domain-containing protein, protein MKYFLCCLALIHFGSGFAQDCTYTFEGQLIDFHDNSPIAAAAIYIESTQKYVTSDFDGNFTINNLCEGPLILKISHIACEDKTTTYTINSDRKETIYMEHHTEELNEISVISNGSRDVTKTAQETVLESETLNRYSALNLGDALKEVSGVSSINTGNAIVKPMINGMHSSRLLILNNGVRLQDQEWGIEHAPNIDINTADQISVIKGSAALAYGGDAIGGVVVIKPSRIILKDSLYGSSVINGQSNGRNYSISSNLHKTYASGWFATVQGSYKQNGDYKAPDYSLTNTGLKSKGLSFRLGKKQFESGFEVYYSYLNNEIGILKSSHIGSVADLVTAINSGKPYTIEDFSYDINSPKQDVTHHLVKASYYKRFKNFGKVNLQYDYQNNQRFEFDIRRGENKDKPALDLKLQTHTLQADAILDASSYFKHHFGVMARYQDNFANPGTGVRRLIPDYNKYDLGAFFTTEWRTTDRLTLDAGIRYDFNRIDAKKFYRTSRWIERGYDQLFPEFVIEELETQLLTNPVLDYHNVSASAGAKYQWNDNSTVLGNYSLSSRSPNVSELFSDGLHHSAARIELGNLSLQQEFSNRFSVTYNYTKTNFKLNLEAYYNHISDFIYLEPTGVEQTIRGAFPVWDYKKTNAQFYGIDVYAGYSLSDNWGIQDKTSFIKANDLKNNRPIIDIPAFNTINELTYKNANWNNFSATLKSEWVFEQTNFPNNNFEVFVTETQETVLLNVSSPPPAFHLFHFYSDVNFKISEATQLNVALSVNNILNTNYRSYLNRLRYFADDLGRNVALQLRLNY, encoded by the coding sequence ATGAAATATTTTTTATGCTGTTTGGCTTTGATCCATTTTGGATCTGGCTTTGCACAAGATTGCACTTATACGTTTGAGGGGCAGTTGATTGATTTTCACGACAACTCGCCAATAGCTGCTGCAGCCATATACATTGAGTCTACTCAAAAGTATGTGACTTCAGATTTCGACGGAAACTTTACCATCAACAACCTTTGTGAAGGTCCGTTGATCTTAAAGATCTCTCACATTGCCTGTGAAGATAAAACCACAACTTATACCATAAATTCCGATAGAAAGGAAACCATTTATATGGAACACCATACTGAAGAATTGAATGAAATTTCGGTAATAAGTAATGGATCAAGAGACGTTACTAAAACGGCGCAGGAAACTGTTTTAGAATCTGAAACGCTAAACCGATATAGCGCCTTGAATCTAGGTGATGCTTTAAAGGAAGTGTCTGGAGTGAGCTCCATCAATACAGGAAATGCCATTGTTAAACCAATGATCAATGGTATGCACAGTAGCAGATTACTAATATTAAATAATGGTGTTCGTCTCCAAGATCAAGAATGGGGGATTGAACATGCTCCAAATATTGACATCAATACAGCAGATCAAATTTCGGTAATTAAAGGATCTGCTGCACTTGCTTATGGCGGAGATGCCATTGGCGGAGTTGTGGTGATTAAGCCTTCTAGAATTATTTTAAAAGATTCGCTCTATGGAAGTAGCGTTATTAATGGGCAATCTAATGGGCGTAATTATAGTATTTCATCCAATTTACATAAAACTTATGCCTCTGGATGGTTTGCGACGGTGCAAGGCAGCTATAAACAAAATGGTGATTATAAGGCTCCAGACTATAGCTTAACAAATACAGGGCTAAAATCTAAAGGGCTTTCTTTTCGTTTAGGCAAAAAGCAATTTGAATCTGGTTTCGAAGTATATTATAGCTATCTCAATAATGAAATTGGTATTTTGAAATCATCTCATATTGGTAGTGTAGCCGATTTGGTAACAGCAATTAATTCTGGTAAGCCTTATACTATCGAGGATTTTAGTTATGATATTAATTCACCTAAGCAAGATGTCACCCATCATTTGGTAAAGGCGTCTTATTACAAGCGATTTAAAAACTTCGGAAAAGTGAATTTACAGTATGATTATCAAAATAATCAACGCTTTGAATTCGACATCAGAAGAGGAGAAAACAAAGACAAACCAGCCTTAGACTTAAAACTCCAAACGCATACCTTACAGGCAGATGCTATTTTAGATGCCTCTTCTTATTTTAAACACCATTTTGGGGTTATGGCGCGTTATCAAGATAACTTTGCCAATCCTGGGACCGGTGTTAGGCGTTTAATTCCCGATTACAATAAATACGATTTGGGCGCATTTTTTACTACAGAATGGCGAACGACAGATCGTTTAACTCTAGATGCCGGAATTAGATATGATTTTAACAGAATTGATGCCAAGAAATTTTACCGAACATCAAGATGGATAGAACGTGGTTATGATCAACTGTTTCCTGAATTTGTAATTGAAGAGCTTGAAACTCAATTGTTGACCAATCCTGTTTTAGATTACCATAATGTGTCAGCTTCGGCAGGTGCCAAATATCAATGGAATGACAACAGTACTGTGTTGGGTAATTATAGTTTATCTAGTAGATCACCAAATGTATCGGAGCTGTTTAGCGATGGTTTGCATCACTCTGCAGCACGTATAGAGCTTGGGAATTTGAGTTTGCAGCAAGAATTTTCAAATCGGTTTTCTGTAACTTATAACTATACAAAAACCAATTTCAAACTGAACTTAGAGGCTTATTACAATCACATTAGTGACTTTATTTATTTAGAGCCTACTGGAGTTGAGCAAACCATTCGTGGCGCGTTTCCCGTTTGGGATTATAAAAAAACCAATGCTCAGTTTTATGGTATTGATGTTTATGCCGGTTATAGCCTTTCTGATAATTGGGGAATTCAAGACAAGACTTCATTTATAAAAGCGAACGATCTCAAAAACAATCGCCCTATCATCGATATTCCTGCTTTCAATACCATTAATGAGTTGACTTACAAAAATGCTAATTGGAATAATTTTAGCGCAACTCTTAAAAGCGAATGGGTCTTTGAGCAAACCAATTTTCCAAACAACAATTTCGAAGTTTTTGTTACAGAAACTCAGGAAACCGTTTTATTAAATGTTAGCTCACCGCCACCAGCTTTCCATTTATTTCATTTTTACAGTGATGTAAATTTTAAAATTTCCGAAGCAACTCAACTAAATGTTGCTTTAAGTGTCAACAATATATTAAACACTAATTACAGATCTTATCTCAACCGACTGCGTTATTTTGCTGATGACCTAGGTAGAAATGTAGCTTTACAGTTACGACTTAATTATTAA
- a CDS encoding carboxypeptidase-like regulatory domain-containing protein, with amino-acid sequence MKKSISLLLLLLTLFACSDDKTETDTTGAYLISGKFVTPNGEDAISKAKIELFKEGLLLKTQMTNSLGEFSLEELTPGTYDIRLSKGLFSASRTVTIDDANDLLEIILETIAVTDLPNIAVVTGSYDHIEDVLYNIGLVNPETQEPLFDIIEGQNIFGRSQAEPHKSHGNSLSHMNRTTNSQLQPNVDFDFADLIESPDLLNSYDIIFLNCGLNESKIEFSNNLTNYVANGGLLYATDWAFAYLEDITNGGEDYIDFYQPIHSGTSLSTEAELLNEDLASWLSLNFEIELTDNTVTIDEFLSSWQVVDTYDTETVIPWLYGPVEYNGISESKYLAYTFLHDEGAVLYSSFHTENETDEATSVERLMQYLVFELSAMK; translated from the coding sequence ATGAAAAAATCAATTAGCCTTCTACTCCTATTATTAACGCTCTTTGCTTGCTCAGATGATAAAACAGAAACCGATACTACCGGTGCCTATCTTATATCTGGCAAGTTTGTAACTCCAAATGGTGAAGACGCTATTTCAAAAGCTAAAATCGAACTCTTCAAGGAAGGCCTGTTATTGAAAACACAAATGACCAACAGTTTAGGTGAGTTTAGTTTAGAAGAGTTGACTCCTGGCACTTATGATATTCGGCTTTCTAAAGGTTTATTTTCGGCTTCAAGAACCGTAACCATTGATGATGCAAATGACCTTCTAGAAATTATTTTAGAAACTATTGCCGTAACAGATCTTCCAAATATTGCAGTTGTTACCGGAAGCTATGATCATATCGAAGATGTGCTGTACAATATAGGTCTCGTTAACCCTGAAACCCAAGAACCACTTTTTGATATTATAGAAGGACAAAATATTTTTGGCCGTTCTCAAGCAGAACCTCATAAAAGCCATGGCAATAGTCTATCTCACATGAATAGAACCACTAATTCTCAATTGCAACCTAATGTAGATTTTGATTTTGCAGATTTAATTGAGTCTCCCGATCTTTTGAACAGCTATGATATCATCTTTTTAAATTGTGGTTTAAATGAAAGTAAAATAGAATTTAGCAACAATCTAACAAATTATGTAGCAAATGGCGGACTCTTATATGCTACAGATTGGGCGTTTGCTTACTTAGAGGATATCACTAATGGCGGTGAAGATTATATTGATTTTTACCAACCTATCCATTCTGGTACATCATTATCTACCGAAGCTGAATTATTAAATGAAGATCTTGCCAGCTGGTTGTCACTCAATTTTGAAATAGAATTAACGGACAATACCGTGACAATAGATGAATTTCTTAGCTCTTGGCAAGTGGTTGACACCTATGATACCGAAACGGTAATACCTTGGTTATACGGGCCTGTAGAATATAATGGAATAAGCGAAAGCAAATACTTAGCTTATACCTTTTTACATGATGAAGGCGCTGTGCTCTACTCTTCTTTTCATACTGAAAATGAAACAGACGAAGCTACCAGCGTTGAGCGACTGATGCAATATCTAGTATTTGAGCTTTCTGCCATGAAATAA
- the serC gene encoding 3-phosphoserine/phosphohydroxythreonine transaminase: MKKHNFSAGPCILPQEVFEKASQSILDFNNDGLSILEISHRSKAFVDVMENARALALELLGLEGKGYKALFLQGGASTQFLMVALNLLEKRAAYLNTGTWSDKAIKEAKIYDDILEVGSSKEANYNYIPKGYSIPEDHDYFHCTSNNTIFGTQIKEFPNSPIPMVCDMSSDIFSRELDFSKFSLIYAGAQKNMGPAGTTLVVVKEDILGKVSRKIPSMMDYSVHISKGSMYNTPPVFAVYVSMLTLQWLKSLGGIAAIEKENKKKAQLIYSEIDLNPLFKGFAAEGDRSIMNATFTLENENLKDTFETMVKDANINGINGHRSVGGYRASMYNAMPLESVGVLVDVMSELERKA, from the coding sequence ATGAAAAAACATAATTTTAGTGCTGGTCCTTGCATATTGCCACAAGAAGTCTTTGAAAAGGCATCACAGTCTATATTGGATTTCAATAATGACGGACTTTCAATTTTAGAAATCTCTCACCGTAGCAAGGCCTTTGTCGATGTTATGGAAAATGCAAGAGCATTGGCTTTAGAGCTTTTAGGTCTTGAAGGAAAGGGCTATAAGGCATTGTTTTTACAAGGAGGCGCCAGTACGCAATTTTTAATGGTAGCCTTAAATCTTTTAGAAAAAAGAGCGGCTTATCTCAATACAGGAACTTGGAGTGATAAAGCCATCAAAGAAGCTAAAATTTATGACGATATTTTAGAAGTAGGATCTTCTAAAGAGGCTAATTACAACTACATCCCAAAAGGATATAGTATTCCAGAAGATCACGATTATTTTCACTGTACTTCAAATAATACCATTTTTGGAACACAGATTAAAGAATTTCCAAACTCACCGATCCCAATGGTTTGTGATATGAGTAGTGATATTTTTTCTCGTGAATTGGATTTTTCTAAATTCAGTTTAATTTATGCGGGTGCACAAAAAAATATGGGTCCGGCTGGCACAACGCTTGTTGTAGTTAAAGAAGATATTCTAGGTAAAGTTTCTCGTAAAATTCCATCTATGATGGATTATAGCGTACATATTAGTAAAGGCAGCATGTATAACACGCCTCCTGTTTTTGCTGTATACGTTTCTATGCTCACACTGCAATGGTTAAAAAGCTTAGGAGGCATTGCTGCGATTGAAAAAGAAAATAAGAAGAAAGCCCAATTGATTTATTCTGAAATTGATTTAAATCCGCTTTTTAAAGGTTTTGCTGCTGAAGGAGACCGGTCAATAATGAATGCCACCTTCACTTTAGAAAATGAAAACCTTAAGGATACTTTTGAAACAATGGTTAAAGACGCTAATATCAACGGTATTAACGGTCATAGAAGCGTTGGAGGCTATAGAGCATCGATGTACAATGCCATGCCATTAGAAAGTGTTGGCGTATTGGTAGATGTCATGAGTGAATTAGAGCGTAAAGCTTAA
- a CDS encoding DUF6146 family protein: MKKVITLLLTLTLFNCGTSNYVSNSPDLENIPEEDIVKIANDDLEYEIIIIEPGFNTWLASIARPEGYYSQSYMEARNIQWVNAWNTRVLQPQRFDPNLYELQIDYRSNIDYGYEVNYKLFNYFTYFQLTYDQRLSSFLPRI, encoded by the coding sequence ATGAAAAAAGTAATCACACTCCTTTTAACGCTGACCCTTTTTAATTGTGGCACATCAAATTATGTATCCAATTCACCTGATCTTGAAAATATCCCTGAGGAAGATATCGTTAAAATTGCCAATGATGATCTCGAATATGAAATCATCATTATTGAACCTGGATTTAATACCTGGTTGGCAAGTATCGCGAGACCAGAAGGTTATTATTCCCAATCCTACATGGAGGCTAGAAACATACAGTGGGTAAATGCTTGGAACACAAGAGTACTGCAACCACAACGTTTTGATCCTAATTTGTACGAGTTGCAAATCGATTATCGTTCAAATATAGATTACGGTTACGAGGTTAACTATAAGCTTTTTAACTACTTCACCTATTTTCAATTAACTTATGATCAACGTTTGTCTTCTTTTCTACCTAGAATTTAA
- a CDS encoding 4Fe-4S dicluster domain-containing protein encodes MAIVITDECINCGACEPECPNTAIYEGADDWRYKDGTSLEGNVVLPNGNAVDAEEAQEPVSDEIYYIVPDKCTECKGFHEEPQCAAVCPVDCCVPDDEHVESEEVLLGKQRFMHPED; translated from the coding sequence ATGGCGATTGTAATAACAGATGAGTGTATCAATTGTGGCGCATGTGAGCCAGAATGTCCAAATACAGCTATTTACGAAGGTGCTGATGATTGGCGCTATAAAGACGGTACAAGTTTAGAAGGAAATGTGGTTTTGCCTAACGGTAATGCCGTTGATGCAGAAGAGGCACAAGAGCCTGTAAGTGATGAGATTTATTACATTGTACCAGATAAGTGTACAGAATGTAAAGGCTTTCATGAGGAGCCGCAGTGCGCTGCAGTGTGTCCTGTAGATTGTTGTGTGCCTGATGATGAGCATGTAGAATCTGAAGAGGTGCTTTTAGGAAAGCAACGCTTTATGCATCCTGAAGATTAA